From one Luteolibacter sp. SL250 genomic stretch:
- a CDS encoding choice-of-anchor tandem repeat NxxGxxAF-containing protein, translating into MKNNLSLLVIAAPFWLAATTSGSGQIFSDRTYTLAAPGHPAPGGTDTFAHAGSFAMSNRGAAFEALLTNAEVRGLFVADASGVREVMRPGATIPGKGTVVEWSDRVETNRLSEISQFVRLRGLDGIERDGVVAGRSPATLRAVVVAGQTVTDKGYTLSSTYQAGINDQGQVGILGLAPAGWGLFIGDPDGTVAEVVRAGQSAPGTSHTFTSIHGSLRDRGQMLIAGELNHPDVHNKHSVYRRSTTGSLVKIAVSRDAAPGTGYTFSWISPQDLNETGEAVFYAHLNDTSGNHRGGGIFKGRDAGSLKAIAFHGQQAPGGLGTFTAFDSSVGINASGDVSFVGYYDGGSALFVGNGVTQRLLAKTGDLTPGGATITGFAMSRLSDKGTVMFGAQLNGNPTYQAIFLTDGRDLVKVSQAGDTVDGKVMTQIGIDPKAYNAFQQVAYQTRFEGDPGYSVMVFAPRLRWRDLIGGIWDDFGRWTASLTPAEYNHVDIIPDVGVPVLGPAAEIGIASLRIGAGVSGVTDFKLSTGAITATSGVHVVERGQLSGNGRIIGDVTNSSVVAPGNSPGEINVRGNYRQESAGALSIEIAGTEAGQYDKLAVEGNVSLAGGLDVHVPVDLLERLSPDDRFQILTSTAPVGGTFAAAPEGGRIATKDGFGSFQVSYAGNQITLSDFQVTDTDGDGIPDHWMLEHFNSRTASAGFLGGDDSDGDGISNRDEYVAGTGPKDNLSALKASATFSGPEQAGQATGVVLTFQTVAGRTYAIQRSTDLKEDGWENVKTGIAGDGSVKTEVISTGATLRAAGFYRVVVSR; encoded by the coding sequence ATGAAAAACAACCTCTCCCTTTTGGTCATCGCCGCGCCGTTCTGGCTCGCGGCCACCACCTCCGGATCCGGCCAGATTTTCTCCGACCGGACCTACACCCTCGCTGCGCCTGGTCATCCGGCCCCGGGAGGGACGGATACTTTTGCCCATGCCGGCTCCTTTGCCATGTCCAACCGTGGTGCCGCCTTTGAAGCCCTTTTGACGAATGCGGAGGTCCGCGGATTGTTTGTCGCCGACGCTTCCGGTGTCCGCGAGGTGATGAGACCGGGAGCCACGATCCCTGGGAAAGGAACGGTCGTGGAGTGGTCGGACCGGGTGGAGACGAACCGACTCTCCGAGATCTCCCAGTTTGTGAGGCTCCGCGGGTTGGACGGCATCGAGCGGGATGGGGTTGTCGCGGGGCGTTCTCCCGCCACCCTCCGCGCGGTGGTGGTGGCCGGGCAAACGGTGACCGACAAAGGCTACACCCTGTCCAGCACCTATCAGGCGGGGATCAATGACCAGGGGCAGGTGGGGATCTTGGGGCTTGCTCCGGCCGGATGGGGTCTTTTCATCGGAGATCCGGATGGGACCGTCGCGGAGGTGGTGAGGGCCGGACAGTCCGCGCCCGGGACCTCCCACACATTCACCTCGATCCACGGCTCGCTCCGCGACCGTGGACAGATGCTCATCGCGGGTGAGCTCAACCACCCGGATGTACACAACAAACACTCCGTGTACCGCCGTTCAACCACCGGGTCGCTGGTGAAGATCGCCGTTTCGAGGGATGCGGCCCCCGGCACCGGCTACACCTTCAGCTGGATAAGCCCCCAGGATCTGAATGAAACCGGAGAAGCCGTGTTTTATGCCCACCTTAATGATACCTCCGGCAACCATCGTGGTGGTGGCATCTTCAAGGGCCGGGATGCCGGTAGCCTGAAGGCCATCGCTTTCCACGGCCAACAGGCACCCGGGGGCCTGGGCACCTTCACCGCGTTCGACAGTTCGGTGGGGATCAATGCTTCGGGTGACGTCTCTTTCGTCGGCTACTACGACGGAGGAAGCGCGCTGTTTGTCGGAAACGGTGTCACCCAGCGGCTTCTGGCGAAAACGGGGGACCTCACTCCCGGTGGCGCGACCATCACCGGATTCGCGATGAGCCGGCTCAGCGACAAGGGCACCGTCATGTTCGGAGCGCAGTTGAACGGGAATCCGACTTATCAGGCGATCTTCCTCACGGACGGACGGGATCTCGTCAAGGTCTCCCAAGCCGGGGATACGGTGGATGGAAAGGTGATGACGCAGATCGGGATCGACCCGAAGGCCTACAATGCCTTCCAGCAGGTTGCCTACCAGACCCGGTTTGAGGGGGATCCCGGCTACAGCGTCATGGTTTTCGCCCCGCGGCTGCGTTGGCGGGATCTCATCGGGGGTATCTGGGATGATTTCGGCCGCTGGACCGCCAGCTTGACCCCTGCGGAATACAACCATGTGGACATCATCCCGGATGTCGGTGTGCCGGTGCTGGGTCCGGCCGCGGAGATTGGCATCGCCTCCCTCCGCATCGGGGCCGGGGTCAGCGGAGTCACGGATTTCAAGCTTTCCACTGGAGCCATCACCGCGACGTCGGGCGTTCACGTGGTGGAGCGTGGCCAGCTCAGCGGCAATGGCCGGATCATCGGGGATGTCACGAACTCCTCCGTCGTGGCGCCCGGGAACTCGCCGGGAGAGATCAACGTCCGGGGAAACTACCGGCAGGAAAGTGCCGGAGCCCTCTCCATAGAGATCGCAGGCACGGAGGCTGGGCAGTACGACAAACTGGCGGTGGAGGGCAACGTCTCCCTCGCCGGCGGCTTGGACGTCCACGTGCCTGTGGATCTCCTGGAGCGGCTTTCGCCGGATGACCGGTTTCAGATCCTCACCTCCACGGCTCCGGTTGGTGGGACCTTTGCCGCGGCCCCGGAAGGCGGCAGGATCGCGACGAAAGACGGGTTCGGGTCATTCCAGGTAAGCTATGCCGGCAACCAGATCACCCTTTCGGACTTCCAGGTGACGGACACCGACGGTGACGGTATCCCGGATCACTGGATGCTGGAGCATTTCAACAGCCGTACCGCGTCCGCGGGCTTCCTTGGCGGGGATGACAGCGATGGTGACGGAATCAGCAACCGCGACGAGTATGTGGCGGGCACCGGACCCAAGGACAATCTCAGCGCGCTCAAAGCCTCCGCGACGTTCTCCGGACCGGAACAGGCAGGGCAGGCGACAGGGGTTGTCCTGACCTTCCAGACTGTTGCCGGCCGGACGTATGCCATCCAGCGCAGCACGGATCTGAAGGAAGATGGATGGGAGAACGTGAAAACCGGCATTGCCGGAGACGGATCGGTGAAAACCGAAGTGATTTCCACGGGCGCCACGCTGCGGGCTGCCGGGTTCTATCGGGTTGTGGTGTCCCGGTGA
- the smpB gene encoding SsrA-binding protein SmpB — protein sequence MSSEIATNRKAGRDFHILEKYEAGLELKGTEVKSIRAGKINVSDAFARIEKNQIFLYGCDIQPWQTAGEWFNHTAKRPRRLLMHKREIMKLSAAVAIKGCTLPLLRMYWKDRRVKVEIGVGKGKTHADQRHDLKEKVELREAQREMSRFNQR from the coding sequence ATGAGCTCCGAGATCGCCACCAACCGGAAAGCCGGGCGCGATTTCCATATCCTTGAGAAATACGAAGCCGGCCTCGAACTCAAGGGCACGGAGGTGAAGTCCATCCGTGCCGGGAAGATCAATGTGTCCGACGCGTTCGCACGCATCGAGAAGAACCAGATCTTCCTCTACGGCTGCGACATCCAGCCCTGGCAGACGGCCGGTGAATGGTTCAACCACACCGCCAAGCGTCCGCGGCGGCTGCTGATGCACAAGCGGGAGATCATGAAACTTTCGGCCGCTGTGGCCATCAAGGGCTGCACCCTGCCGCTGCTGCGGATGTACTGGAAAGACCGCCGGGTGAAGGTGGAGATCGGCGTCGGCAAGGGCAAAACCCACGCCGACCAGCGCCACGACCTGAAAGAGAAGGTCGAACTGCGCGAGGCACAGCGCGAGATGTCCCGCTTCAACCAGCGGTGA
- a CDS encoding DNA-directed RNA polymerase subunit omega, with product MKSDLVEKASDIVTDPLVLINLVSQRVRQLNSGRSPLVPTRPSMGVADIALTEIIEGKIKLVNKAEAAGE from the coding sequence ATGAAAAGCGATCTTGTCGAAAAGGCCTCCGATATCGTCACCGACCCTCTGGTCCTGATCAACCTGGTCTCCCAGCGCGTGAGACAACTCAACAGCGGCCGCTCGCCGCTGGTGCCCACCCGCCCCAGCATGGGTGTGGCGGACATCGCCCTGACCGAGATCATCGAAGGCAAGATCAAGCTCGTCAACAAGGCCGAGGCCGCCGGCGAGTGA
- a CDS encoding DUF3147 family protein, with translation MKRQATMNKIPWDSILKITPFDVVKLLLTAAIILIVNKIQLVNDRLSALLIALPLTSLLAMIWMHQGRQSPERIANHSEGTFWFVLPTLPMFLVFPWMLRNGWGFWTALVANCLLTAALFWAMVFILRRFGIDLMPK, from the coding sequence ATGAAACGGCAAGCGACCATGAACAAGATCCCCTGGGACAGCATCCTCAAGATCACCCCCTTCGATGTGGTGAAACTCCTCCTCACCGCGGCGATCATCCTGATCGTCAACAAGATCCAACTGGTGAACGACCGCCTTTCCGCGCTGCTCATCGCCCTGCCGCTGACCTCCCTGCTGGCGATGATCTGGATGCACCAGGGAAGGCAGTCGCCGGAGCGCATCGCCAACCACTCGGAAGGCACCTTCTGGTTCGTCCTCCCCACCCTGCCAATGTTCCTGGTCTTCCCTTGGATGCTGCGGAACGGCTGGGGATTCTGGACGGCACTGGTGGCCAACTGCCTGCTGACCGCCGCCCTGTTCTGGGCGATGGTGTTCATCCTGCGCCGCTTCGGAATCGACCTGATGCCGAAATAG
- a CDS encoding Dabb family protein, with protein MKQTSRRKFIVGGALMGVAAAASAETKAAPASGKATVPKLVHHVFFWLKNPDSAEDRAALIAGIKKLGEIETVRAIHVGVPASTEKRDVVENSYHVSEMLCFDDVEGQNVYQVHPAHKKFVEECSHLWSKVVVYDVMAA; from the coding sequence ATGAAACAGACCTCACGCAGAAAATTCATCGTCGGTGGTGCCCTCATGGGGGTGGCCGCAGCCGCCTCCGCCGAAACCAAAGCCGCGCCCGCCTCCGGGAAGGCCACGGTGCCGAAGCTCGTCCACCATGTGTTTTTCTGGCTGAAGAACCCGGACTCCGCGGAGGACCGTGCCGCGCTGATCGCCGGGATCAAGAAACTCGGTGAAATCGAGACCGTGCGCGCGATCCACGTCGGCGTGCCCGCCTCCACCGAGAAGCGGGACGTCGTGGAGAACAGCTACCATGTTTCCGAGATGCTCTGCTTCGACGATGTGGAGGGTCAGAACGTCTATCAGGTCCACCCCGCGCACAAAAAGTTCGTGGAGGAATGCTCGCACCTGTGGAGCAAGGTGGTCGTCTATGACGTGATGGCCGCCTGA
- the mutS gene encoding DNA mismatch repair protein MutS translates to MSAPTLTPMMAQYQAMRKSLPGDVILLYRLGDFYEMFFEDAKTAAPILNVALTKRGGTPMCGVPYHAAQAYLARLLKAGKRVAIAEQTSDPVPGKLVEREIARILTPGSIDDLTLLEDERPNYLAAVFRHGKKAGLACIDHTTGEFTICEFADVGQLMDELARISPSELLVPDHQTAEFGHLVNCLAYEGYSFLPEHASQLLKEHFGVHSLDGFGCADLHAASGSAGAILHYLIHQLRRPCGHLNPPRVRESEHHVLIDASSQRNLDLVDSRSGKQHTLLGVLDRTATPMGARLLRDWILHPLRDLATLTARQDVIAAFLAEPFLLSKCRESLKGIRDIERTTSRLSQGSGNARDLQSLSVSLGYIPALKEDLSSLGTTHFSLVERLHDFSDLTDHLSLALADEPPANLKDGGIIRDGWSAELDELRSAARGGKDWIARLQEDERKRTGIDSLKIKFNNVFGYFIEITSTHLAKVPDDYTRKQTMANCERFITPGLKEMENKVLGAEERSKKLEAELFIELRGEVVKRLIQLQEAAAAVAQVDVLCSLAEVAQLHRHCRPVLENSRAFFVTNGRHPVLEQTLVDTKFVPNDTELDPETARLQILTGPNMAGKSTYIRQIALISVMAQIGAYVPADAATLGLVDRIFCRVGASDDLSRGQSTFMVEMSETALILNHATDLSLVILDEIGRGTATFDGLSIAWAVAEHLHDITGCRTLFATHYHELTDLANTKQAVANYNVAVREWNDEIIFLHKILPGAADKSYGIQVARLAGLPKPVLDRAKSILSHLELHSVKPEAKKQGPKAKNTVQDSLPRANPPQMDLFADF, encoded by the coding sequence ATGTCCGCTCCGACGCTTACTCCGATGATGGCCCAGTACCAGGCCATGCGGAAATCGCTGCCCGGGGATGTCATCCTGCTCTACCGCCTGGGGGACTTCTACGAGATGTTCTTCGAGGATGCGAAAACCGCCGCGCCGATCCTCAATGTGGCCCTCACCAAGCGCGGCGGCACCCCCATGTGCGGGGTGCCCTACCATGCCGCCCAGGCCTACCTCGCCCGGCTGCTGAAAGCGGGCAAGCGCGTGGCCATTGCGGAGCAGACGTCGGATCCGGTCCCTGGCAAGCTCGTGGAGCGGGAGATCGCACGGATCCTCACGCCGGGTTCCATCGATGACCTGACCTTGCTGGAGGACGAGCGGCCGAACTACCTGGCCGCCGTTTTCCGCCACGGCAAAAAGGCCGGCCTCGCCTGCATCGACCACACCACCGGGGAGTTCACGATCTGCGAGTTCGCGGACGTCGGCCAGCTCATGGACGAGCTGGCGCGGATTTCCCCTTCAGAGCTGCTGGTGCCGGACCACCAGACCGCCGAGTTCGGCCACCTGGTGAACTGCCTGGCCTATGAAGGCTATTCTTTCCTGCCGGAGCACGCCTCCCAGTTGCTGAAGGAACACTTCGGCGTCCACTCGCTGGACGGCTTCGGCTGCGCCGACCTCCACGCCGCCTCCGGCTCGGCGGGGGCCATCCTCCACTATCTGATCCACCAGCTCCGCCGGCCATGCGGCCACCTCAACCCACCGCGGGTGCGGGAAAGCGAGCATCACGTGCTGATCGACGCTTCTTCCCAGCGGAACCTCGACCTGGTTGACTCCCGCAGCGGCAAGCAGCACACGCTGCTGGGCGTGCTGGACCGCACCGCCACGCCGATGGGCGCGCGCCTGCTGCGCGACTGGATCCTCCACCCGCTGCGGGATCTGGCCACGCTGACCGCCCGGCAAGATGTGATCGCCGCGTTCCTCGCGGAGCCGTTCCTGCTTTCGAAATGCCGGGAATCGCTCAAGGGCATCCGCGACATCGAGCGCACGACCTCGCGGCTTTCCCAAGGCTCCGGAAATGCCCGCGACCTCCAGTCGCTGAGCGTTTCCCTCGGCTACATCCCGGCGCTGAAGGAGGACCTTTCCTCGCTGGGCACCACCCATTTCTCCCTCGTCGAGCGGCTGCACGACTTCAGCGACCTGACCGACCACCTTTCCCTCGCGCTGGCGGATGAGCCTCCCGCCAACCTGAAGGACGGCGGCATCATCCGTGACGGCTGGTCCGCGGAATTGGACGAGCTGCGCTCCGCCGCACGCGGCGGCAAGGACTGGATCGCCCGCCTGCAGGAGGACGAACGGAAGCGCACCGGCATCGACTCCCTGAAGATCAAGTTCAACAACGTCTTCGGCTACTTCATCGAGATCACCTCCACCCATCTGGCGAAAGTCCCGGACGACTACACGCGGAAGCAAACGATGGCGAACTGCGAGCGGTTCATCACGCCCGGCCTGAAGGAGATGGAGAACAAAGTGCTGGGCGCGGAGGAACGCTCGAAGAAACTGGAGGCGGAGCTTTTCATCGAGCTGCGCGGGGAGGTGGTGAAGCGCCTCATCCAGCTCCAGGAAGCCGCCGCCGCGGTCGCCCAGGTGGATGTGCTCTGCTCGCTGGCGGAGGTTGCTCAGCTCCACCGCCACTGCCGCCCGGTGTTGGAGAACTCACGCGCGTTCTTCGTCACCAACGGCCGCCACCCCGTGCTGGAGCAGACGCTGGTGGACACCAAGTTCGTTCCGAACGACACGGAGCTGGATCCGGAAACGGCGCGCCTGCAGATCCTCACCGGCCCGAACATGGCGGGTAAATCCACCTACATCCGGCAGATCGCGCTGATCTCGGTGATGGCCCAGATCGGCGCCTATGTCCCGGCGGACGCGGCCACCCTCGGTCTGGTGGACCGCATTTTCTGCCGCGTGGGCGCCTCCGACGACCTTTCCCGCGGCCAGTCCACCTTCATGGTGGAGATGAGCGAGACGGCGCTGATCCTGAACCACGCGACGGACCTGTCGCTGGTCATCCTCGATGAGATCGGCCGGGGCACCGCCACCTTCGACGGACTGTCCATCGCCTGGGCGGTCGCGGAGCATCTCCATGACATCACCGGCTGCCGGACCCTCTTCGCAACCCACTACCACGAGCTGACGGACCTCGCGAACACCAAGCAGGCGGTCGCCAACTACAACGTGGCGGTGCGCGAGTGGAACGACGAGATCATCTTCCTCCACAAGATCCTGCCCGGAGCCGCGGACAAGTCCTACGGCATCCAGGTGGCCAGGCTGGCCGGACTGCCCAAGCCGGTGCTGGACCGGGCGAAATCCATCCTCTCCCACCTGGAGCTGCACTCCGTGAAGCCGGAGGCGAAAAAGCAGGGGCCGAAGGCGAAGAACACCGTCCAGGACTCCCTGCCGAGGGCGAATCCGCCACAGATGGACCTGTTCGCGGATTTCTGA
- a CDS encoding DUF1552 domain-containing protein has translation MNIQRQNWLISRRHFLRGAGACIALPLLQCMVPARAATPPGPQPRRGVFIYLPNGVNTYEYQILEAGVEYKLSKPMASLEKHRSVITPISGLHHPSGLGHHHNCQRIWLNAAKVGQTHRATISVDQLIAQQTAPYTRFPSLEISNQGGSMACSADGVMLPSHASPEAAFKELFEEPKGGTTAQRRDFNRRASVLDAVMDEAKKLESELGKEDKGRLDQYLTSVREVEIRTQRSDEWLDIPRPKLEPAMQSHLNRDISLQMLGDYLRTMYDLIALSFQTDITRVVTFVTGDEGKGPAIPEIGVRQDRHSLSHHSGNADRKRELAESDAFNISQFSYFLDKLKATPDGEGNLLDTTMALYGSGMSYGHSHGNANLPIIVAGGTKLGVRHGQHLDFNRTKDFKGYDGHGPVYFKPVNEEARLSNLLLTMAQKLGVGTDSFADSLKPISELNA, from the coding sequence ATGAACATCCAGAGACAGAACTGGCTCATCAGCCGCCGCCATTTCCTGCGCGGCGCGGGTGCCTGCATCGCACTGCCGCTCCTCCAGTGCATGGTGCCCGCCCGCGCCGCGACCCCTCCCGGCCCGCAGCCCCGGCGCGGCGTGTTCATCTACCTGCCCAATGGCGTGAACACCTACGAATACCAGATCCTGGAAGCGGGTGTGGAATACAAGCTCAGCAAGCCGATGGCATCGCTGGAGAAACACCGCTCCGTCATCACGCCCATCAGCGGCCTCCACCACCCCAGCGGACTGGGCCACCACCACAACTGCCAGCGCATCTGGCTGAACGCGGCGAAGGTGGGGCAGACCCACCGCGCCACCATCTCGGTGGACCAGCTCATCGCCCAGCAGACCGCGCCTTATACGCGCTTCCCCTCGCTGGAAATCAGCAACCAGGGTGGCAGCATGGCGTGCAGCGCGGACGGCGTGATGCTGCCCTCCCACGCCAGCCCGGAGGCGGCTTTCAAGGAACTCTTCGAGGAACCGAAGGGCGGAACCACCGCGCAACGGCGCGACTTCAACCGCCGCGCGAGCGTGCTGGATGCCGTCATGGATGAGGCTAAGAAACTGGAGTCCGAGCTGGGCAAGGAGGACAAGGGACGGCTGGACCAGTACCTCACTTCCGTCCGCGAGGTGGAGATCCGCACCCAGCGGTCCGACGAGTGGCTGGACATCCCGCGGCCGAAGCTGGAACCCGCCATGCAGTCCCACCTGAACCGCGACATCTCCCTCCAGATGCTGGGCGACTACCTCCGCACGATGTACGATCTCATCGCCCTTTCGTTCCAGACCGACATCACCCGCGTGGTGACCTTCGTGACCGGTGACGAGGGCAAGGGGCCCGCCATCCCGGAGATCGGCGTGCGGCAGGACCGGCACTCGCTTTCCCACCACAGTGGAAACGCGGACCGGAAGCGGGAACTGGCCGAAAGCGACGCCTTCAACATCTCCCAGTTCTCCTACTTCCTCGACAAGCTGAAGGCCACGCCGGACGGCGAGGGCAACCTGCTGGACACGACGATGGCGCTCTATGGCAGCGGCATGTCCTACGGCCACAGCCACGGCAACGCGAACCTGCCGATCATCGTCGCCGGGGGAACGAAGCTCGGCGTCCGCCACGGCCAGCATCTCGACTTCAACCGGACGAAGGATTTCAAGGGCTATGACGGCCACGGTCCGGTCTATTTCAAGCCGGTCAATGAGGAGGCACGCCTCAGCAATCTGCTGCTGACCATGGCGCAGAAACTCGGCGTTGGGACGGATTCCTTCGCTGACAGTCTGAAACCCATCTCCGAACTCAATGCCTGA
- a CDS encoding DUF1592 domain-containing protein: MIRLSFIAAAFLCPTLLAAEAIRGIDPKVAATLEKHCNRCHNEKKDKGDFRLDDLPPDFTAEMIAQKWAQVMFRINTGEMPPEDEEPMAQDEIGVVVDWIATRTEEGRAARHAARGPVEHHRLSRTEYANTVRDLLGVHYDVSAPGALNVDPMWHGYDRIGSLLTLSPSHVDRYLKAADLVLSRAYPETEPKVFNKRFDSIDIRYTRYRRYTREQIVELGIADKVRAPLWPKGAFAGLQPHWLPRGQQPGIYKARIQLSGLPGPDGTAPHLTIWDANRKRALFDEDVIAPEDKPVILGFEAFLDMPANIEIQNELPLPFPKDGNHTRNVLDHQDHGFFIHSKDGSMLNPTAYKLFDDDGKPIYPMLIVDWIEWEGPVSSGRDIEKRKDFLPASEEEPAVRAALHRFATRAWRKPPEDGQLDRYIALIAAEKAAGESFRSAFRTAMAGILTSKNFYYLKEGSPHEKRTHLDDWELASRLSYFLWSSTPDAALLEAAGNGSLGTPDGLRGQFQRMIADPKAERFMEDFPRQWLQLHRVGMFPPDPKLYPQYDLWLEKSMVGESTGYFREMFAGNLPLREFLDSNWTIINPRLAKFYGLPSPASSGFQKVSLRPEDNRGGLLTQASTLMLTSDGTRHRPVHRGVWVSETIFGRTPPPPPPNVDPIEPTPSDQPKATVRMQLEAHASNPACASCHRNIDPLGFAFENYNAIGLWRVEEITTGKGGNPKVDPSGILPGGLRYDDAAGFKRHLADDTDRFADAFCGQLATYATRRMVTYADRAELASIAKQGAADGYRLRSMIENFVLSDFFRKR, from the coding sequence ATGATCCGCCTTTCCTTCATCGCCGCCGCTTTTCTCTGCCCGACGCTTCTTGCGGCGGAAGCAATCCGCGGGATCGATCCGAAGGTCGCCGCGACCCTGGAGAAGCACTGCAACCGGTGCCACAACGAAAAGAAGGACAAAGGCGACTTCCGGCTCGATGACCTGCCGCCGGACTTCACCGCCGAGATGATCGCCCAGAAATGGGCGCAGGTCATGTTCCGCATCAACACCGGTGAGATGCCGCCGGAGGATGAGGAGCCGATGGCACAGGATGAGATCGGCGTGGTAGTGGACTGGATCGCCACCCGCACGGAGGAAGGCCGGGCCGCACGGCATGCCGCGCGCGGACCGGTGGAACACCACCGCCTGAGCCGAACGGAGTATGCGAACACCGTCCGCGACCTGCTGGGCGTCCACTATGATGTCTCCGCCCCTGGTGCCCTCAACGTGGACCCCATGTGGCACGGCTATGACCGCATCGGCTCGCTGCTCACGCTTTCACCGTCGCATGTGGATCGCTACCTGAAGGCGGCGGACCTCGTGCTGTCCCGCGCCTATCCGGAAACGGAGCCGAAGGTTTTCAACAAGCGGTTCGACTCCATCGACATCCGCTACACCCGTTACCGGAGATACACCCGCGAGCAGATCGTGGAATTGGGCATCGCCGACAAGGTGCGTGCACCACTCTGGCCGAAGGGTGCCTTCGCCGGACTGCAACCGCACTGGCTGCCACGCGGACAGCAGCCCGGCATCTACAAGGCGCGCATCCAGCTCAGCGGACTGCCCGGTCCGGACGGCACCGCCCCCCACCTCACCATCTGGGACGCCAACAGGAAGCGTGCCTTGTTTGATGAGGACGTGATCGCCCCGGAGGACAAGCCGGTCATCCTCGGGTTCGAGGCGTTCCTTGACATGCCCGCGAACATCGAGATCCAGAATGAACTGCCGCTGCCATTTCCGAAGGACGGCAACCACACCCGCAACGTGCTGGACCACCAGGACCACGGCTTCTTCATCCACTCGAAGGATGGGTCGATGCTGAACCCCACCGCCTACAAGCTGTTCGATGATGACGGCAAGCCGATCTACCCCATGCTCATCGTGGACTGGATCGAGTGGGAAGGCCCGGTCAGTTCCGGCAGGGACATCGAAAAGCGGAAGGATTTCCTCCCGGCGAGTGAGGAGGAACCGGCAGTGCGCGCCGCCCTCCACCGCTTCGCCACCCGGGCATGGCGGAAGCCTCCGGAAGACGGACAGCTCGACCGTTACATCGCGCTCATCGCGGCGGAGAAAGCGGCCGGGGAAAGCTTCCGCTCCGCTTTCAGGACCGCGATGGCAGGCATCCTGACGTCGAAGAATTTCTACTACCTCAAGGAAGGCTCACCGCATGAAAAGCGGACCCATCTGGATGACTGGGAGCTGGCGTCGCGACTCTCCTATTTCCTCTGGAGTTCCACGCCGGACGCCGCGCTGCTGGAGGCGGCGGGGAATGGCAGTCTCGGGACACCGGACGGGCTGCGCGGCCAGTTCCAGCGGATGATCGCGGACCCGAAGGCGGAGCGCTTCATGGAGGATTTCCCGCGCCAGTGGCTCCAGCTCCACCGTGTCGGCATGTTCCCACCTGACCCGAAGCTCTATCCCCAATACGACCTGTGGCTGGAGAAAAGCATGGTGGGGGAGTCCACCGGCTACTTCCGGGAGATGTTCGCGGGCAACCTGCCGCTGCGGGAGTTCCTGGATTCCAACTGGACCATCATCAACCCGAGGCTCGCCAAATTCTACGGACTGCCGTCGCCCGCCTCCTCCGGTTTCCAGAAAGTCTCCCTCCGTCCGGAAGACAACCGGGGCGGCCTGCTGACCCAGGCCTCCACGCTGATGCTCACCTCCGATGGCACGCGCCACCGCCCCGTCCATCGCGGAGTCTGGGTTTCCGAGACGATCTTCGGCCGCACCCCGCCGCCTCCACCGCCCAACGTCGATCCCATCGAACCCACGCCTTCCGACCAACCGAAGGCCACGGTCCGCATGCAGCTCGAGGCGCATGCCTCCAATCCCGCCTGCGCCTCCTGCCACCGGAACATCGACCCGCTCGGTTTCGCCTTTGAAAACTACAACGCCATCGGCCTGTGGCGCGTGGAGGAAATCACGACCGGAAAGGGCGGCAACCCGAAGGTGGACCCCAGCGGCATCCTTCCCGGCGGCCTCCGTTACGATGACGCCGCCGGCTTCAAGCGCCACCTGGCGGACGACACCGACCGATTCGCCGATGCGTTCTGCGGGCAGCTCGCCACCTATGCCACCCGCCGCATGGTCACCTACGCGGACCGCGCCGAACTCGCCTCCATCGCGAAACAGGGTGCCGCCGATGGATACCGCCTCCGTTCGATGATCGAAAATTTCGTCCTCTCCGACTTCTTCCGCAAACGCTGA